A genomic window from Desulfovibrio porci includes:
- a CDS encoding glycosyltransferase family 4 protein, whose amino-acid sequence MKKLDPLSLGMVRLLLRPVYAKLNRAGYRCDYWADPILQPDLFKEIQANRSGACARLDGFRYTVAYYIYIKGGIFQLCREALALFLSPRRRTLKNCSLKFRAPEKINIAADSEVDPRAILVVGANIPRAEVSAGDLAIIGILENLRQLGFAPVFVPLTMADEADAAAFSDRYGVHVPCVQNGYRNAEDFIARVGKDFATFFIIAREAAQMVLSMCRMVAPSARVIFHAPDVAFLREERCAVVAPEGDAHRIAVRNKHIELSLMQKSDLVVTVSDNDAHVLRLAGLTVPIAVHQALNVPVRENTPDFEDRNDMFFLGNFGHKPNIDAAVWCCREIWPKICEDLPDARLHIIGSGGGQLRNAFADIDRVVFHGFVPDLSPLLLSMRLCLAPLRYGAGIKGKVAMSLGAGVPCVCTSIAAEGMLLVNNETVCVGDSPSDFASAAVRLYSDRELWDKLSHQGKEHVRRHFTLEANKRSLHSLFGAFPEYSWLDSQKTA is encoded by the coding sequence ATGAAAAAATTAGATCCATTATCGCTGGGTATGGTTCGCCTTCTGCTTCGACCGGTTTATGCCAAACTGAACCGCGCCGGGTACAGGTGTGATTATTGGGCAGACCCCATTCTGCAACCGGACTTATTCAAAGAAATACAGGCGAACCGGTCCGGGGCATGCGCCAGACTTGACGGCTTCAGATACACCGTTGCTTACTATATCTACATAAAAGGGGGGATCTTCCAGCTCTGCCGCGAGGCCCTGGCTCTGTTTCTGTCACCCCGGCGGAGAACATTGAAAAACTGTTCCCTCAAATTCCGGGCTCCAGAGAAAATCAATATAGCGGCGGACAGTGAAGTTGACCCGCGGGCGATTCTTGTTGTGGGGGCCAATATTCCACGTGCGGAAGTCTCTGCCGGCGATCTGGCCATCATCGGGATACTGGAGAATTTACGGCAATTGGGTTTCGCCCCGGTTTTCGTGCCGTTGACCATGGCGGATGAAGCCGATGCCGCAGCGTTCTCAGATCGTTATGGCGTGCACGTGCCTTGTGTCCAAAATGGCTACCGTAACGCTGAGGATTTTATTGCTCGCGTGGGCAAGGACTTTGCCACGTTTTTTATCATTGCGCGTGAAGCAGCGCAGATGGTATTGTCCATGTGCCGTATGGTGGCCCCATCCGCACGCGTTATTTTTCATGCTCCCGATGTGGCATTTCTGCGTGAAGAACGCTGTGCGGTTGTCGCCCCGGAAGGTGACGCGCACAGGATAGCTGTCCGTAACAAACATATCGAATTGTCGCTGATGCAAAAAAGCGATCTTGTCGTAACTGTCAGCGATAACGATGCGCACGTGTTGCGTCTGGCAGGCTTGACAGTACCGATAGCGGTGCATCAGGCTTTGAACGTGCCGGTCAGGGAAAATACCCCGGATTTTGAGGACAGAAACGATATGTTTTTTCTGGGCAATTTTGGTCACAAGCCCAATATTGATGCCGCTGTCTGGTGCTGCCGGGAAATCTGGCCAAAAATTTGTGAGGATCTGCCGGATGCCCGTCTGCATATAATCGGTTCTGGCGGTGGACAATTGCGGAACGCGTTTGCGGATATAGATCGGGTTGTCTTTCACGGATTCGTGCCGGATTTGTCCCCACTTCTGCTTTCCATGCGTCTGTGCCTTGCCCCCCTGCGCTATGGCGCTGGCATCAAGGGCAAGGTTGCCATGAGTCTGGGAGCGGGGGTGCCGTGCGTTTGCACCAGCATTGCCGCTGAAGGAATGCTGCTGGTAAATAATGAAACCGTTTGTGTAGGCGACAGCCCTTCGGACTTTGCTTCGGCGGCTGTGCGCCTGTATTCCGACAGGGAATTGTGGGATAAACTCTCCCATCAGGGCAAAGAGCATGTGCGGCGGCACTTTACGCTTGAGGCAAATAAACGTTCCCTGCATAGCCTGTTTGGCGCATTTCCAGAATACAGTTGGCTGGATAGCCAGAAGACGGCATAG